In Streptomyces nodosus, one DNA window encodes the following:
- the fxsT gene encoding FxSxx-COOH system tetratricopeptide repeat protein — protein sequence MSGARTPVGPTEKGAGRQTVTISFAGFNRAWAAWIGDRLERRGLRVVYLRWDSPSGIPLEDLLRDLKLAEGRILIVVSEWYFQLGPRTHEEWNAALRAVVGPDPSRFAAVSVTTSAVPAASAVLAAVDLTNMGAEEAERRLLDRLDLPAQPQSEPAHDARRGPRFPAAMPEVWGGVPRRNTRFTGRETLLNDAYHLLQGAEPGAGVLTLHGMSGVGKTQTAAEYVYRFGSEYDVVWWVNAEKRVGYRRLLAELAPKLGLATGQEYGERLRAVRDSLRRGDPYARWLLVLDGADEPDQIWDLVPTGPGHVLITSRNPEWTEHNSRLLEVPVYQRYESVAFIRRRAPRLTEAEADQLAEALEDLPLLLDQTAGWLNDSDLSVDDYIGLLEGGIDQDVVKVSADFPLAFQTAWSILLNKLRETVPESVDLLRLCTFFAPGFVPVRLLKEMPHDELPEQVAGLLNDPLLWNKAINQLRQYSVVRLESHDTTADDPSATGESLYLHRMVHQIVGEDMPAEDREEFITVVRQALAAADPRRPTDPDLWPAYAEIVPHLKYADVLNSTDPAIQRLVFNCLRYMYFSGEYRAGIKLGERALATWRALLGEAHPRIWELTYHYANLLRAVGDYARTEAIERVAVDHLRQERGPQDLEHLRASSGLAADLRGLGRYDEAFQVSQWTLAAYRELLGEQDSRTLNAQNNLGATLVLLGRYEEALESDRRTLEARRQLLRARHPWTLYSETSYAIDLRLLGRYGEAESVQTKNVREQLRVLGAKNPYTLKARHNLACCHYRSGDREQAGKLFADVLEQSERVLGETNPDTLRYAVSQSCFTREHGDIDQARELSEATIARYEVMLAEGHPFVAGARANHALILRGVGERDHAHVLVEQALTDMTAAVGPDHPWTLGCAVNASALRSLVGDPESAAELSGTTAARAAEVLGRTHPLTLSARIARAADLRSLRDGRQAEKLEQEALSDLAATLGPQHVHTISARARSRPFWDFEPQTT from the coding sequence ATGTCCGGAGCTCGTACGCCGGTCGGACCGACCGAGAAGGGGGCCGGGAGGCAGACCGTCACGATCAGCTTCGCCGGGTTCAACCGGGCCTGGGCGGCCTGGATCGGCGACCGGCTCGAGCGCCGGGGTCTGCGGGTGGTGTATCTGCGCTGGGACTCCCCGTCGGGGATCCCCCTCGAGGACCTGCTGCGCGATCTGAAGCTCGCCGAGGGCCGCATCCTGATCGTCGTCAGCGAGTGGTACTTCCAGCTGGGCCCGCGCACCCACGAGGAGTGGAACGCGGCCCTGCGCGCGGTCGTGGGTCCCGACCCGTCCCGTTTCGCCGCCGTCTCCGTCACCACGTCCGCCGTGCCCGCGGCGTCCGCCGTGCTCGCCGCCGTCGACCTGACCAACATGGGCGCCGAGGAGGCCGAGCGCCGGCTGCTGGACCGGCTGGACCTGCCCGCCCAGCCGCAGTCAGAGCCCGCGCACGACGCCCGGCGCGGGCCGCGCTTCCCCGCCGCCATGCCCGAGGTCTGGGGCGGTGTGCCGCGCCGCAACACGCGCTTCACCGGCCGCGAGACCCTGCTGAACGACGCCTACCACCTGCTGCAGGGCGCCGAGCCCGGTGCGGGGGTGCTCACCCTGCACGGCATGTCGGGTGTCGGCAAGACCCAGACCGCCGCCGAGTATGTCTACCGGTTCGGCTCCGAGTACGACGTGGTGTGGTGGGTCAACGCGGAGAAGAGGGTCGGCTACCGCCGTCTGCTCGCCGAACTCGCCCCGAAGCTGGGCCTCGCCACGGGCCAGGAGTACGGCGAGCGCCTGCGCGCCGTCCGTGACTCGCTGCGCCGGGGCGATCCGTACGCCCGCTGGCTGCTGGTCCTGGACGGCGCGGACGAGCCGGACCAGATCTGGGACCTGGTGCCGACCGGCCCGGGGCATGTGCTGATCACCTCGCGCAACCCGGAGTGGACCGAGCACAACAGCAGACTGCTCGAGGTGCCGGTGTACCAGCGCTATGAGTCGGTGGCCTTCATCCGACGCCGCGCCCCACGGCTGACCGAGGCCGAGGCCGACCAGCTCGCCGAGGCCCTGGAGGACCTTCCGCTGCTGCTGGACCAGACGGCCGGCTGGCTCAACGACTCCGATCTCTCGGTCGACGACTACATCGGCCTCCTGGAGGGCGGCATCGACCAGGACGTGGTCAAGGTGTCCGCGGACTTCCCGCTCGCCTTCCAGACCGCGTGGTCGATACTGCTGAACAAGCTGCGTGAGACCGTCCCGGAGTCCGTGGACCTGCTGCGGCTGTGCACCTTCTTCGCGCCCGGCTTCGTCCCCGTGCGGCTGCTCAAGGAGATGCCGCACGACGAACTGCCGGAGCAGGTCGCCGGGTTGCTCAACGACCCGCTGCTGTGGAACAAGGCGATCAACCAGCTGCGCCAGTACTCCGTGGTCCGCCTGGAGTCCCACGACACGACCGCCGACGACCCCTCGGCCACCGGCGAGTCGCTGTATCTGCACCGCATGGTGCACCAGATCGTCGGCGAGGACATGCCGGCCGAGGACCGCGAGGAGTTCATCACGGTGGTGCGGCAGGCCCTGGCGGCGGCGGACCCCCGCAGACCGACGGACCCGGACCTGTGGCCCGCCTACGCGGAGATCGTCCCCCATCTGAAGTACGCGGACGTCCTCAACAGCACCGACCCCGCCATCCAGCGCCTGGTCTTCAACTGCCTGCGGTACATGTACTTCTCGGGCGAGTACCGGGCGGGGATCAAGCTCGGCGAGCGCGCCCTGGCGACCTGGCGTGCCCTGCTGGGCGAGGCCCACCCGCGCATCTGGGAGCTGACGTACCACTACGCCAACCTGCTGCGCGCGGTCGGCGACTACGCCCGTACCGAGGCCATCGAGCGGGTCGCCGTCGACCATCTGCGCCAGGAGCGCGGGCCGCAGGACCTGGAGCATCTCCGCGCGTCGAGCGGCCTCGCCGCGGATCTGCGCGGCCTGGGCCGCTACGACGAGGCGTTCCAGGTCTCCCAGTGGACCCTGGCGGCGTATCGCGAACTCCTCGGCGAACAGGACTCCCGGACCCTGAACGCCCAGAACAACCTCGGGGCCACCCTGGTGCTGCTCGGCCGCTACGAGGAGGCTCTGGAGAGCGACCGCCGGACCCTCGAGGCACGACGCCAGTTGCTGAGGGCACGCCACCCCTGGACGCTCTACTCGGAGACCTCCTACGCCATCGATCTGCGCCTGCTGGGGCGCTACGGCGAGGCCGAGTCGGTCCAGACGAAGAACGTCAGGGAACAGCTGCGGGTGCTGGGCGCCAAGAACCCCTACACCCTGAAGGCCCGGCACAACCTGGCCTGCTGTCACTACCGCAGCGGCGACCGCGAGCAGGCGGGGAAGCTCTTCGCCGATGTGCTGGAACAGTCGGAGCGGGTGCTGGGCGAGACCAATCCGGACACGCTCCGGTACGCCGTCAGCCAGAGCTGCTTCACCCGCGAGCACGGCGACATCGACCAGGCGCGTGAGCTCAGCGAGGCCACCATCGCCCGCTATGAGGTGATGCTCGCCGAAGGCCATCCCTTCGTCGCCGGAGCCCGCGCCAACCACGCCCTCATCCTGCGCGGCGTGGGCGAGCGGGACCACGCCCATGTCCTGGTCGAGCAGGCGCTGACGGACATGACCGCGGCCGTGGGCCCGGACCACCCCTGGACCCTGGGCTGTGCGGTCAACGCCTCGGCCCTGCGCAGCCTCGTCGGGGATCCGGAGTCGGCGGCCGAACTCAGCGGGACCACGGCCGCCCGGGCCGCCGAGGTGCTGGGGCGGACGCATCCACTGACCCTCTCCGCCCGTATCGCCCGGGCCGCGGACCTCCGTTCACTGCGGGACGGGCGGCAGGCGGAGAAGCTGGAGCAGGAGGCGCTGTCCGATCTCGCCGCGACGCTCGGCCCGCAGCATGTCCACACCATCTCGGCCCGCGCCCGCAGCCGCCCGTTCTGGGACTTCGAACCCCAGACCACCTGA
- a CDS encoding aKG-HExxH-type peptide beta-hydroxylase, producing the protein MLPAVTGRALAELGRTEGGPDTLALLVRDQDTRRLLTLRAVLDAVDGADDTLCPPRARARMREDWALLVAADGGGTEPAQGTPGPPHSASTARRSPARDRLLHPLIGPWAGRCLRGLDPGAGPPDEERARELARDLAHFGAVAAVAAARAGISFTVRLTARDGVLALPSLGALHTAESGDAVVEVVHRRGRLTVRQRGAQDVVVHPENGIGAWSGSLAWTPAYALPGLVPGAAPMPLDDLDPYRTARGGRRHRTMSGPATLDEPERKRWAQAWAGTAGALALGGESRLVEAVTLLRCLVPLAAPPGTATGEGGGGSCSATRREAFGALLSSTPPTATVFAATLVHELNHAKLAALGEMVVLHQADAGERYFAPWRPDPRPYDGLLQGAYAHLALADHHQRCALAAVRPADREAAWALHARYLTQVGAALPALVGSPRLTAVGRRFVDAMVATHQRLAAQPAPRGHMVRAQAYVEAARTLWTQRHASPLSPAE; encoded by the coding sequence ATGCTTCCGGCGGTCACCGGCCGGGCCCTCGCCGAACTCGGCCGCACCGAGGGCGGCCCCGACACCCTCGCGCTCCTGGTGCGCGACCAGGACACCCGACGACTGCTGACGCTGCGCGCGGTCCTCGACGCGGTGGACGGCGCGGACGACACCCTGTGCCCGCCCCGGGCGCGGGCGCGGATGCGCGAGGACTGGGCGCTGCTGGTGGCGGCGGACGGGGGAGGGACGGAACCCGCCCAGGGCACCCCCGGGCCCCCGCACTCCGCGTCCACCGCCCGCCGCTCACCCGCCCGGGACCGGCTGCTTCACCCCCTGATCGGCCCCTGGGCCGGCCGCTGTCTGCGCGGCCTGGACCCGGGAGCGGGGCCGCCGGACGAGGAGCGCGCCCGGGAACTCGCGCGGGACCTGGCCCACTTCGGCGCCGTGGCCGCGGTGGCGGCGGCCCGGGCCGGGATCTCCTTCACCGTACGGCTGACGGCCCGGGACGGAGTGCTGGCGCTGCCGTCCCTCGGGGCGCTGCACACGGCGGAGAGCGGGGACGCGGTGGTGGAGGTCGTCCACCGGCGGGGCCGGCTGACGGTGCGGCAACGCGGCGCCCAGGACGTCGTGGTGCACCCGGAGAACGGGATCGGCGCCTGGTCGGGCTCGCTCGCCTGGACCCCCGCCTATGCCCTGCCGGGCCTCGTCCCCGGGGCCGCCCCCATGCCCCTGGACGACCTCGACCCCTACCGCACCGCCCGCGGCGGGCGACGCCACCGCACCATGAGCGGCCCGGCGACACTGGACGAGCCCGAGCGCAAACGCTGGGCGCAGGCCTGGGCGGGCACGGCCGGGGCGCTGGCCCTGGGGGGAGAGAGCCGGCTCGTGGAGGCCGTCACCCTGCTGCGCTGCCTGGTCCCGCTGGCCGCCCCGCCGGGCACCGCCACCGGCGAAGGAGGCGGCGGAAGCTGCAGCGCCACGCGTCGCGAGGCGTTCGGGGCCCTGCTCAGCAGCACCCCGCCGACGGCGACGGTGTTCGCCGCCACCCTGGTGCACGAGCTGAACCATGCCAAACTCGCGGCGCTCGGCGAGATGGTGGTGCTCCATCAGGCCGATGCCGGCGAGCGGTACTTCGCCCCCTGGCGGCCGGACCCGAGGCCCTACGACGGTCTGCTCCAGGGCGCCTATGCGCATCTGGCGCTCGCGGACCACCACCAACGCTGCGCTCTGGCCGCCGTACGGCCCGCCGACCGGGAGGCGGCGTGGGCCCTGCACGCGCGCTATCTGACGCAGGTGGGGGCGGCGCTGCCGGCCCTCGTCGGTTCGCCCCGGCTCACCGCCGTGGGAAGGCGGTTCGTGGACGCGATGGTCGCCACCCACCAGAGGCTGGCCGCACAGCCGGCGCCGCGTGGTCATATGGTCCGGGCGCAGGCGTATGTCGAGGCCGCCCGCACCCTGTGGACACAGCGCCACGCGTCCCCGCTCTCCCCCGCCGAATGA